A window from Macaca fascicularis isolate 582-1 chromosome 20, T2T-MFA8v1.1 encodes these proteins:
- the LOC123570533 gene encoding metallothionein-1X, whose protein sequence is MDPNCSCSPDGSCACASSCKCKECKCTSCKKSCCSCCPVGCAKCAQGCICKGTSDKCSCCA, encoded by the exons ATGGACCCCAACTGCTCCTGCTCGCCTG ATGGTTCCTGTGCCTGTGCCAGCTCCTGCAAATGCAAAGAGTGCAAATGCACCTCCTGCAAGAAGA gctgctgctcctgctgccctgtgggcTGTGCCAAGTGTGCCCAGGGCTGCATCTGCAAAGGGACATCGGACAAGTGCAGCTGCTGTGCCTGA